A region of the Massilia sp. erpn genome:
GGTGGTTCCTCGTCCAGCAGCGCTTGAATCTCGGCGCGCTCGCGGGCGCTCACATGGCCGCCGCGCAAGGCCGCCAGCACCAGCGCTTTGCCGGAGCCGGCGAAAGCCTTATTGATCAGATCCTTGAGCAAGCCGGTCTGAATCGAATCCTGCTCCTGGACGGCGGAATAGACATGGGCGCGCTGGCTCTCATCGCGCGCCAGCAGCCCCTTCGTGTGCATCACCTGCAGCAGGCGCAGCACGGTCGCGTAATTGATCTCCGGCCGCGACTCCAGCGCCGCCTGATGCACCTGTTTCGCCGTCGCCGGTCCCAGCGCAAACAGCAAGCGCAGCATTTCCAGCTCAGACGGTGTAGGTTTTGGCAAAGAGGTCGACATAAGAGAATAGAAAAAAGCCCAGCTCCCATCTAGAATAAAATATCTAGACAAAAATGTCTACCGCCTTTGCGCTAAATCAAACAATGTCCCACCCTGGTGTCAGGCACTGGAGGTAGACATTCTTTGATCCAGATCAGCAAATGTCCGACCTTCGTGCCTGACACCAGGGTGGGACATTCGCTGATTTAGATCAAAGGGCTTACCACTTGATCTCGCCTTTGGCGACTTTGGCGCTGGTTTGCAGGGCGCCGTCGAGGCCGACCGTCGGGTAGGCTTTTTTCATGGCGGCGACCAGCTCGATGGAGTTGGCGGCTTTCGGGGTCTCGGCTTCGAAGCGGCGCAGGTAGTCGGCGGTGTAGGCGATGCTGTCGGGCGTGAAGCTGCTGCCGACGGCGAAGTGGCCAGGCACGACCGTCACCGGTTTGAGGGCGGCGATGCCGTCCAGGGCGGCCAGCCATTGCTTGCGCGATTCCACGGTCTGGGTGTCGGCGGTCCAGACGTGCAGACCCTTGAACAGGACCACGCCGCCGGCCACGGCTTTCAGCGAGGGAATCCAGACATAGGTGCGGTCTGGGGTAGCGCCGTCCAGGCCTTTGATCTGCAGGGTTTCGCCTTCGAGCTTGATGGTGTCGCCTTGCAGCGCTTCCGGCATGACGATGGCCTGCGGGGCGTTGGCGCCCAGGATCGGACCCCAGTAGGCAACCTTGGCCTTGGCTTTCTTTTCCATGGCGGCGATGGTGCCGGCGGTGGCGACGATCTTCGCTTCGGGGAAGGCGGCTTTGATCACGTCCAGGCCGAAGTAGAAGTCAGGGTCGCCGTGGCTGACATACACGGTGCTCAGCTTGCGGCCGCTGGCCTTGATCTTGTCGACCAGTTTCAGCGCTTCGCCGCGCGAGAATTGGGCGTCGATCAGCACGGCTTCCTTCTCGCCTTTGACCAGCACCGAGGCGACCGGGAAGATGGCGGCTTCGCCCGGGTTGAACACTTCCAGCTGCAGCGGGGCGGCGGCCGAGGCGGCGAGGGTGGTGGTGGCGAGGGCAGCGGCGGCCAGGGTTTGCTTGATCATGCTGTGTTTCCTTTCAAGAAGAATTTGGTATGCACGCAGTGTAGACCTGTCCATTCAAACGAAAAATGCTCTATATTGAAACGGTTTGTTGCATGAATCGATCATATGGATAAAATCGCCGCCGCCGAAGTCTTTGTCGCCATCGCCGAACGGGGCAGCATGGTGGCCGCCGCCGACGCCCTCGATATGTCGCGCGCCATGGTGACGCGCTACCTGGCCGAGATGGAGGAGTGGGCCGGCGCCCGCCTCCTGCACCGTACCACGCGCCGCCTGAGTCTGACGGCCGCCGGCGAGGTCACGCTGGTGCGCTGTCGTGATATGCTGACGCTGGCGGCCGCCATGTCCAGCGCGGCCGGCGAAGACCCTGACTCGCCCCACGGCCTGCTGCGCATGGCTTGCGCCCAGTTTCTGGCCCAAGGTGCGCTGGCCGGTGCCGTGCGCGCCTTCCTCGAACGCTATCCGCGCACCAGCATCGATCTGCAGGTGGATAACCGCTCGGTCAATCTGGTCGAGCAGCGCATCGACCTGGCGATCCGCATCACCAATGCGCTGGAGCCGAGCATGATTGCGCGCCGCCTGGCCGATTGCGCCTCGGTGGTATGCGCTGCGCCCTCTTATATACAGAAGCATGGCCAGCCGCAAACACCGTCCGATCTGGCTGCCCACAACTGCCTGACCTATAACTACTTCGGCAAGAGCCTGTGGCAGTTCAGCCGGAACGGGGAGGGTGTGGCCGTGCCGGTGGGCGGCAATCTGTCGTCGAACGAGTCGATGGCCCTGCTGGCCGCCACGGCCCAGGGTGTGGGGATTTCGCTGCAGCCGCGCCATGCCGCCGCGCCGCTGATTGCCGCCGGGCGTCTCGTGCAGCTATTGCCAGACTGGCAAGCGCAAATGCTTGGCGTCTACGCCATCTACACCTCGCGCCAGCATATGCCGGCCGCTTTGCGCGCCATGCTCGATTTTCTCGTGGACTGGTTTCACCGTGATCCTGAATGGCTGGATCACGCTTAATATTCAGATATCATTGGTAAAAAGGCAGGCTGACCAAATAAAAAACATCGCGTGGACGCGACTTTTTAATGTGACGGTGGTTGTTGGGATACAATTCCACGTGCTATGCTAAACGACCGTTTTTGGAAATTCTGAAAGCAACAGAGCCCTTCCCCCACAACTTGATGTGCAATCCGCTAACCGGTCAGGCCGTGTCGCGGAAGGTTAGATTAACCCGCTAATCTCGCGAAGCGCGAAGAAAGGTGAGCAAGAATGATGCAACAACAGACGTCCAACTCCTACCTGTTCGGTGGGAATGCGCCTTACGTAGAGGAACTCTACGAAGCGTATCTCGCTAATCCAGGTTCCGTGCCAGATAACTGGCGCGCTTACTTCGACGCCATGCAGCACGTGCCGGCTGTCGATGGCTCCAATAAACCCGACGTCGCCCACGCCTCCGTGATCGCCTCCTTCGCCGAACGCGCGAAAGCCGGTCCGATCCGCACCGTGGTCGCTTCGGCCGACGCCGAAATGGGCCGCAAGCGCGTGGCCGCCACCCAGCTGATCGCCGCTTACCGCTACCTGGGTTCGCGCTGGGCCAACCTGGACCCGCTGCAGCGTCAGGAACGTCCATCGATCCCGGAACTGGACCCGGCCTTCTATGGCTTCACCGACGCCGATCTGGACACCGTCTTCAACATCAGCAACACCTACTTCGGTCCTGAAACCGCTTCGCTGCGCGATCTGACCAACTTCCTGCGCGACACCTATACCCGCTCCATCGGCGCGGAATATATGTACATCTCCGACCCGGCCGAAAAGCGCTGGCTGCAGGAACGCCTGGAATCGATCCGCTCGACCCCGAACTTCACCGCCGAGAAGAAAAAGCACATCCTGGAGCGCCTGACCGCCGCTGAAGGCCTGGAACGCTATCTCCACACCAAGTACGTCGGCCAGAAACGCTTCTCGCTGGAAGGCGGCGAAACCTTCATCGCCTCCATCGACGAGATCATCCAGCGCGCCGGCGAAAAAGGCGTGCAGGAAATCGTCATCGGCATGGCCCACCGCGGCCGTCTGAACGTGCTGGTCAACACCCTGGGCAAGGCCCCGAAAGACCTGTTCGAAGAATTCGAAGGCAAGCATGGCGACGACCTGCCGGCCGGCGACGTGAAATACCACCAGGGCTTCTCGTCCGACATCTCCACCGCAGGCGGCCCGGTCCACCTGTCGCTGGCCTTCAACCCATCGCACCTGGAAATCGTCAACCCTGTGGTTGAAGGTTCGGTGAAAGCCCGCATGGACCGCCGCGGCGACGTGCATGGCGCGCAAGTGCTGCCGATTCTGGTGCACGGCGATGCCGCTTTCGCAGGCCAGGGCGTGGTGATGGAAACCCTGAATCTGGCGCAGACCCGCGGCTACGGCACGGGCGGCACGGTGCACATCGTGATCAACAACCAGATCGGTTTCACCACCTCCGACCCGCGCGACGCGCGTTCGACCATCTACTGCTCCGACGTTGTGAAGATGATCGAAGCGCCGGTGCTGCACGTGAACGCCGACGATCCTGAAGCCGTGGTGCTGGCCTCGCAAATTGCGATGGACTACCGCCAGCAGTTCCAGAAGGATATCGTGGTCGATATCATCTGCTACCGCAAACTGGGCCACAACGAGCAGGACACCCCGGCGCTGACCCAGCCGCTGATGTACAAGAAGATCGCCAAGCATCCAGGCACCCGCAAGCTGTACGCGGACAAGCTGGCTGCCCAGGGCGTGATCGCTGCCGATGGCGGCGACACCATGGTGGCTGCCTACCGCGACGCCATGGACGCCGGCAAGCACACCGTCGATCCAGTGATCTCCAACTTCAAGAACAAGTACGCCGTCGACTGGCTGCCGTTCCTGAACCGCAAATGGAGCGACGCCGCCGACACCGCCGTGCCGCTGACCGAACTGAAACGCCTGGCTGGCCGCATCACGACCGTACCGGAAGAATTCAAGGTCCACTCGCTGGTGGAAAAAGTGCTGGGCGACCGCGCTGCCATGGGCCGCGGCGAACTGAATCTGGACTGGGGCATGGGCGAGCACCTGGCTTACGCCTCGCTGGTATCGTCCGGCTACGCCGTGCGTCTGACCGGCCAGGACGCCGGCCGCGGCACCTTCGTGCACCGCCACGCCGTGCTGCACGACCAGAACCGCGAACGCTGGGATGCCGGCATCTACGTGCCGCTGCAGAACATCGCCGAGAACCAGGCGCCGTTCACCGTGATCGACTCCGTGCTGTCCGAAGAGGCGGTGCTGGGCTTCGAATACGGCTACTCGACCGCCGAGCCGAACACCCTGACCATCTGGGAAGCCCAGTTCGGCGACTTCGTCAACGGCGCCCAGGTTGTGATCGACCAGTTCATCAGCTCCGGCGAAGTGAAGTGGGGCCGCGCCTCCGGTCTGGTGATGATGCTGCCGCACGGTTACGAAGGCCAGGGTCCGGAGCACTCCTCCGCACGCCCAGAGCGCTTCCTGCAGCTGTGCGCCGACAACAATATGCAAGTGGTGCAGCCGACCACCGCATCGCAGATCTTCCACCTGCTGCGCCGCCAGATGGTGCGCCAGTTCCGCAAGCCGCTGGTCATCATGACCCCGAAATCGCTGCTGCGTAACAAGGATGCGGGTTCGCCGCTGGCCGAACTGGCCAAAGGCGCCTTCCAGACCGTGATCGGTGAAGTCGATGAGAAGATCGACGCCAAGAAGGTCAAGCGCGTGATCGCCTGCTCCGGCAAGGTGTATTACGACCTGGCCAACGCCCGCAAGACCCGCGGCCAGACCGACACCGCCATCGTGCGTGTCGAGCAGCTGTATCCGTTCCCGCACAAGGCCTTCGCTGCCGAACTGAAAAAGTTCCCGAACCTGGCCGAAGTGGTGTGGGCGCAGGACGAGCCGCAGAACCAGGGTCCTTGGTTCCAGATCCAGCACAACATCTTCGAGTCCATGGATGCGGGCCAGCGCCTGGCGTATGCCGGCCGTCCTGCTTCCGCGTCGCCGGCTGTCGGCTACTACGACAAGCACTACGCCCAGCAAAAAGACCTGCTGGAAACGGCGTTCTCGAAGCTGAAGGGCTTCATCCTCACCAAATAATAGGCAAGGCGCGCCGCGTCCATAAGACGCGGCGCCAGAAAAATACCAAGTTACGGAGTTATACATGGCACAAATCGAAGTTAAAGTTCCTCAATTGTCGGAATCCGTCGCCGAAGCGACCCTGCTGTCCTGGCACAAAAAAGTCGGCGAAGCAGTCGCACGCGACGAAAACATGATCGACATCGAGACCGATAAGGTCGTTCTGGAACTGCCGGCCCCGAGCGCTGGCGTGGTTGTTCAAATCATCAAGAACGACGGCGCTACCGTGGTCGCTGGTGAAGTGATCGCCATCATCGATACCGAAGCCGCCGCCGGTGCCACCCCATCCGCTCCTGCCGCCGCCGCTGCCCCAGCTGCTGCCGCACCTGCCGCCGCCGCTCCCGCTGCTGCCACCGGTGGCGCTAAAGGCGACGTGGCCATGCCGGCCGCCGCCAAGATCCTGTCCGAAGCCGGCCTGTCCGCTTCCGACGTTGCCGGTTCCGGCAAAGACGGCCGCGTGACCAAGGGCGACGCCCTGGCTGCCGCCGCTGCACCGAAACCAGCCGCACCAGCACCGCTGGCCCCAGCCGCTGCCAAACCAGCGCTGCAGAAAATCGCCGCGCCAGTGGGCGCCCTGAACCTGGGCGACCGTCCGGAAGAGCGCGTGCCGATGAGCCGTCTGCGCGCCCGTATCGCCGAGCGCCTGGTGGAATCGCAATCGACCAACGCCATCCTGACCACCTTCAACGAAGTGAATATGCAGCCAGTGATGGACCTGCGCACCAAGTACAAGGACAAGTTCGAGAAAGAACACGGCGTGAAGCTGGGCTTCATGTCCTTCTTCGTCAAAGCCGCTGTGGCCGCGCTGAAGAAATACCCGATCATCAACGCCTCCGTTGACGGCAACGACATCGTCTACCACGGCTACTTCGACATCGGTATCGCCGTCGGTTCGCCACGCGGCCTGGTGGTGCCGATCCTGCGCAATGCCGACCAGATGAGCATCGCCGACATCGAGAAGAAAATCGGCGAATTCGGCGCCAAGGCCAAGGATGGCAAGCTGACCCTGGAAGACCTGACCGGCGGCACCTTCTCCATCTCGAACGGCGGCACCTTCGGTTCCATGCTGTCGACCCCGATCATCAACCCGCCACAATCGGCCATCCTGGGCGTGCACGCGACCAAGGACCGCGCTGTTGTCGAAAACGGCCAGATCGTCATCCGCCCAATGAACTACCTGGCGATGTCGTACGACCACCGTATCATCGACGGCCGCGAAGCCGTGCTGGGCCTGGTGGCAATGAAAGAGGCGCTGGAAGATCCAGCCCGCCTGCTGCTGGACCTGTAATCGCGCAGTAAACCACCCCTGAGCTGCGGCGTTTCGGCGCCGCGGCTCCCTTATTTGGAAGAGAGGTTGCATGAGCGTCTCGGAAGAAATCAAGCGCCTGCACGAGCTGCATCAGGCTGGTGCGCTGAGCGACGAAGAGTTTGCCCGCGCCAAGGAGCGCCTGTTGAACGGCGCGCCGCCGTCCAGCGCCGGTTCCGACCTGGCCACGGAGTTCAGCAATTTCCGCCGTTCGCGCGCGGACCGCTGGCTCGGTGGCGTGTGCGGCGGCCTGGGCCGCGCCTCCGGCGTCGAGTCCTGGATCTGGCGCCTGATCTTCGCGCTGTTCACCATCTCTTTCGGATTTGGCCTGGTGATTTACATCCTGTTGTGGATATTCGTCCCGGACGAAGAACTGATTGGAAAATAAGATATGAGCAATAAACAATTCGACGTAGTGGTGATCGGCGCCGGTCCTGGCGGCTATATCGCGGCCATCCGCGCAGCGCAGCTGGGCTTCTCGGTCGCCTGTATCGACGAGTGGAGCAATGCCAAGGGCGGTCCCGCGCCAGGCGGCACCTGCACCAACGTGGGCTGCATCCCATCCAAAGCCCTGCTGCAATCGTCGGAACACTACGAACACGCAGGCCACGCCTTTGCCGAACACGGGATCGACGTTGCGGGCCTGTCGCTGAACCTGGGCCAGATGATCAAGCGCAAGGACACCGTTGTGAAGCAGAACAACGACGGTATCCTGTTCCTGTTCAAGAAGAACAAAGTGACCTTCTTCCACGGCCGCGGCGCATTCGCCGGCGCCGCTGGCGCTGAAGGCTACCCGATCGCCATCTCCGGCCCGACCAATGAAACCATCAACGCCAAGCAAGTCATCGTGGCCACCGGTTCCAATGCGCGCGCGCTGCCAGGCACCCCGTTCGACGAGAAACTGATCCTGTCGAACACCGGCGCGCTGGCCATCGAATCCGTACCGGCCAGCCTGGGCGTGATCGGCGCCGGCGTGATCGGCCTGGAAATGGGTTCCGTATGGCGCCGTCTGGGCTCCAAAGTGAC
Encoded here:
- a CDS encoding BlaI/MecI/CopY family transcriptional regulator, which codes for MSTSLPKPTPSELEMLRLLFALGPATAKQVHQAALESRPEINYATVLRLLQVMHTKGLLARDESQRAHVYSAVQEQDSIQTGLLKDLINKAFAGSGKALVLAALRGGHVSARERAEIQALLDEEPPK
- a CDS encoding MBL fold metallo-hydrolase, whose translation is MIKQTLAAAALATTTLAASAAAPLQLEVFNPGEAAIFPVASVLVKGEKEAVLIDAQFSRGEALKLVDKIKASGRKLSTVYVSHGDPDFYFGLDVIKAAFPEAKIVATAGTIAAMEKKAKAKVAYWGPILGANAPQAIVMPEALQGDTIKLEGETLQIKGLDGATPDRTYVWIPSLKAVAGGVVLFKGLHVWTADTQTVESRKQWLAALDGIAALKPVTVVPGHFAVGSSFTPDSIAYTADYLRRFEAETPKAANSIELVAAMKKAYPTVGLDGALQTSAKVAKGEIKW
- a CDS encoding LysR family transcriptional regulator → MDKIAAAEVFVAIAERGSMVAAADALDMSRAMVTRYLAEMEEWAGARLLHRTTRRLSLTAAGEVTLVRCRDMLTLAAAMSSAAGEDPDSPHGLLRMACAQFLAQGALAGAVRAFLERYPRTSIDLQVDNRSVNLVEQRIDLAIRITNALEPSMIARRLADCASVVCAAPSYIQKHGQPQTPSDLAAHNCLTYNYFGKSLWQFSRNGEGVAVPVGGNLSSNESMALLAATAQGVGISLQPRHAAAPLIAAGRLVQLLPDWQAQMLGVYAIYTSRQHMPAALRAMLDFLVDWFHRDPEWLDHA
- a CDS encoding 2-oxoglutarate dehydrogenase E1 component → MMQQQTSNSYLFGGNAPYVEELYEAYLANPGSVPDNWRAYFDAMQHVPAVDGSNKPDVAHASVIASFAERAKAGPIRTVVASADAEMGRKRVAATQLIAAYRYLGSRWANLDPLQRQERPSIPELDPAFYGFTDADLDTVFNISNTYFGPETASLRDLTNFLRDTYTRSIGAEYMYISDPAEKRWLQERLESIRSTPNFTAEKKKHILERLTAAEGLERYLHTKYVGQKRFSLEGGETFIASIDEIIQRAGEKGVQEIVIGMAHRGRLNVLVNTLGKAPKDLFEEFEGKHGDDLPAGDVKYHQGFSSDISTAGGPVHLSLAFNPSHLEIVNPVVEGSVKARMDRRGDVHGAQVLPILVHGDAAFAGQGVVMETLNLAQTRGYGTGGTVHIVINNQIGFTTSDPRDARSTIYCSDVVKMIEAPVLHVNADDPEAVVLASQIAMDYRQQFQKDIVVDIICYRKLGHNEQDTPALTQPLMYKKIAKHPGTRKLYADKLAAQGVIAADGGDTMVAAYRDAMDAGKHTVDPVISNFKNKYAVDWLPFLNRKWSDAADTAVPLTELKRLAGRITTVPEEFKVHSLVEKVLGDRAAMGRGELNLDWGMGEHLAYASLVSSGYAVRLTGQDAGRGTFVHRHAVLHDQNRERWDAGIYVPLQNIAENQAPFTVIDSVLSEEAVLGFEYGYSTAEPNTLTIWEAQFGDFVNGAQVVIDQFISSGEVKWGRASGLVMMLPHGYEGQGPEHSSARPERFLQLCADNNMQVVQPTTASQIFHLLRRQMVRQFRKPLVIMTPKSLLRNKDAGSPLAELAKGAFQTVIGEVDEKIDAKKVKRVIACSGKVYYDLANARKTRGQTDTAIVRVEQLYPFPHKAFAAELKKFPNLAEVVWAQDEPQNQGPWFQIQHNIFESMDAGQRLAYAGRPASASPAVGYYDKHYAQQKDLLETAFSKLKGFILTK
- the odhB gene encoding 2-oxoglutarate dehydrogenase complex dihydrolipoyllysine-residue succinyltransferase produces the protein MAQIEVKVPQLSESVAEATLLSWHKKVGEAVARDENMIDIETDKVVLELPAPSAGVVVQIIKNDGATVVAGEVIAIIDTEAAAGATPSAPAAAAAPAAAAPAAAAPAAATGGAKGDVAMPAAAKILSEAGLSASDVAGSGKDGRVTKGDALAAAAAPKPAAPAPLAPAAAKPALQKIAAPVGALNLGDRPEERVPMSRLRARIAERLVESQSTNAILTTFNEVNMQPVMDLRTKYKDKFEKEHGVKLGFMSFFVKAAVAALKKYPIINASVDGNDIVYHGYFDIGIAVGSPRGLVVPILRNADQMSIADIEKKIGEFGAKAKDGKLTLEDLTGGTFSISNGGTFGSMLSTPIINPPQSAILGVHATKDRAVVENGQIVIRPMNYLAMSYDHRIIDGREAVLGLVAMKEALEDPARLLLDL
- a CDS encoding PspC domain-containing protein, with amino-acid sequence MSVSEEIKRLHELHQAGALSDEEFARAKERLLNGAPPSSAGSDLATEFSNFRRSRADRWLGGVCGGLGRASGVESWIWRLIFALFTISFGFGLVIYILLWIFVPDEELIGK